One Lachancea thermotolerans CBS 6340 chromosome B complete sequence genomic window, GTGAGGCatctatcacgtgataaaaAGGATATCGAAAGGGGATATTACACGTGACACTCAGGGTCTTCTGAATTAGGGGTAGGGAAAGGAGTTTTCAGTATGAATATCACAGCAAAGCAAGTAGCGCATCCTTTCGTAAGTGTAACCAACTACTAAGAACATTAATGGACATGTGCCATGAAAATTCAATCTGTGTGTGTTCTCTTTCTGGTCCTTTGCCTTGTGGAGCCATCGTCTCTCAATCAATCAAGGAGAAAATATGCCTCGAAAAGCCAAACCCTTTTTCAAACGGCTAACACCACAACGCATTTATCCTCGCAGATCGAGTCAGACGGATTGCTCCTTATAAATTCACGCTCGAATGTCTCATTAGGATATGCAACAATAGACCAGCTGCAAGATTACCTGAGCAACGGGTCTTTATCATCCCAAGATCTGGTTCGTTACTATCTTCAGCGCTTCCAGCAACTCAACCCTCATGTGAAAGGCATTCTGCAGCTGAATCCAGACGCGCTAAAAATTGCTAAGGAAAGGGATGAAGAGCGCACCCAAGGTCTGGTTAGAGGACCATTACATGGCATACCATTCTTAGTTAAAGATAATTATGCGACCAAAGACAAAATGGAAACAACATGTGGATCTTGGTCATTATTAGGATCAGTTGTTCCAAGGGATGCATTTGTTGTTGCAAAATTGAGAGATGCTGGAGCCGTTTTGCTTGGACATACGACGCTTAGCGAATGGGCCGATATGAGGTCTTCATGTTACTCTGAAGGCTATTCTGCTCGTGGTGGGCAGGCTCGTTGCCCTTTTGATTTGAGTGTAAGCCCTGGCGGGAGCTCTTCTGGAAGCGCGGTGGCTGTTGCGGCCGACATGGTAACCTTTAGCCTTGGAACAGAAACCGATGGTAGCATTATCGACCCAGCTATGAAAAACGGCATTGTTGGCTTTAAGCCAACAGTAGGGCTGACTTCAAGGGCAGGGGTGGTTCCTGAATCCGAGCATCAAGACTCTACTGGACCGATGGCAAGAACTGTAAGAGATGCTGTTTACGCTTTTCAGTACATGTGGGGTGTGGATGAGCGAGACGTATACACTTTGAACCAAACCGGACACGTACCCCAGGACGGAGATTATGTGAAATTTTTGTCAGACAAGGAATCGTTGAAAGGCGCCAGATTCGGCATACCTTGGCAAAAACTTTGGACGTtggctgaagaaaatgaaataTCAAGATTAGCAGAAGTTATCAAAATGATAGAAAGTGCTGGTGCCACTATCTACAATAATACtaatttcaagaatctTGACGTCGTTTCGAGCAGTGGTTGGGACTGGAATATGGGACCGGCCAATGAAAGTGAGTTCACAGTAGTCAAAGtcgacttcttcaacaatatTGAAAGCTATTTGAGTGAACTCGAAAATAGTGATATGAGGTCTCTAAAAGATATTGTGGAGTACAATAACCGAAACTATGAAACTGAGGGGGGGACTGAGAACACACATCATGCATTCCAGTCGGGCCAAGACTCGTTCATGGAGTCTTTATCGTGGGGAGGCGTTCAAAACGAAACATACTGGCAAGCTGTGGAgtttgttcaaaaaacttcTCGTGGTGAAGGTATTGACTACGCTTTAAATTACACTGACCCCGAAACAGGAGAAAACTTTAACTTAGATGGACTGCTAGTTCCTAGTGGTCTCCCTATTACACATCAACAGGCTGCAAAGGCAGGATATCCAATGATAACCCTGCCAGTCGCTTCCAAAGAGTCCAACGGAAGACCCTTTGGTTTGGGTATTATACAAAGTGCTTGGGAGGAGCCAAAGCTTATTAAGTATGGATCTGCCATCGAGGATCTATTAAATTATCAGCTGAAACCATGGTCTAACGACAACTTAGATAAAAATATCTCAACAACTTAAAATTTTCTTAACCTTTTGGCTTTTTATAACTTGTTTTTATAGTTGACGGATACTATAGAACATTTACTTTCGACGAGAGCACTACAAAGGGGTGTAAAAGCTTAAGTTGATTTGAGCACTACAGGTATCTTCTTCTCGTTTCAATAGAAAGTAAAATATTATTCCAGGAAGCAAAACGCCTATCGTGTTGCCCCTGAATGCCGTGATTAAGACTTTGGCTGGAGCCACATCCACTCCGGCAACGGGCCGATAACTCAAGGTTTAAGATGGTTGTAAAGCGGTCTTCAATTGAGAAGCATGCGACAGCGCGGTTTGCTGAGTAGCCAAAACAAATTGTAATTTGCCTCAGATTTAGGTTTATCTGCTAACTATATGCGATAGCTCATTTATCTGTGTCTCGCATTAAGCCTATTCTCCTGAATGCTGTGCCTTGCGCTTAGTTGTGCGGGCTCCGGATATAAAGCTTGTTTGTCCGGAAAGTTATATGTATCACGTGCGCCAATGGAGTCATAGCGTGATGATAACTTTACTACACGCGCGGTCACAGAAACTTGAGAGTTGTGTTTCAAAAGGGCATTCCATATAGGTGTTGGCAGCGCTTCATCGCTTTTCAATATTGTGCGTTTTCGAATATTTGTAAGCATTTCCATTATAATCTTGCGTACGTATTTGGTGTTGTATCCCGGCAGCTATGAAAAAATGGGACATAACGTTATGCTTCCATGTAAAAGTATCAAGAAGACTATTGCCACATTCTCCATTCAAAGTagtttgaaaagctgttttttgttgaaaccTTCTTGCCGCCAGCAGGAATAATTTCCTTTTGAGATAGTGTAGGATCAGAAACTCCTAAAACCTCGCCACGTTCGCCCAACGCTTCTACAAGAACTTTATTTGACAATTTGATTTTattggttttgaaagccGTTTCAAAtccttttcttgttgttgctcCAATGATCTGCTTCTCGCCCTCTTCATCCAGCTCGAAAAACCTCCACTTTTGGGTCTTGGTATCACCATTCCACGAAACGTATATTGAGGCTTCGCCATCGGCGCTAATTTCTGAGTAAAGAGAGATGTCTTCATCGGGTTCGCCGATCCAGTTGAACTTAAAGGCCCTATAATTTTCAACGTTCTCCCCTAGCAAATCTGAGTCAAAGTATGCGTGGAATACAGCTTCGTCTTTTGAGTTGTATTCTGTAACTGCTCCTTTGGAGCCCCAATTAACGATCACGTGTCCATCGCTCAATACCTGTGTTGAACCTTGAGACTTTGAAAGGAGACCATCTGGAGGCAGAAATTCTCGCAACAAATGTGCTGTGAACTCTTTGTTATCAACTTCTATTACTTTTCCTGAGGATGTCTCCGCGTAACTTACAGTCTTTCCGTCTTTGTTTTCGGTGCCGTGCGCAGAGTTGTCGTAGAAGGAAATCACCTCTTTAGATCCATTCCGTGAGATAAACCTAGCGTGATGTTGGAAAGAGAACTGAAAATCAATCTTGAAGTCTGAGCTCAACTCAGGGAGACCACCCAGCTTCCAAATAACTTCTCCGCTTGTACCATttattttgtaaagagcGGCTGCATCCCTTGCTGACAGTAAGTAATCACCTTCTTCGTTCTTGTCAACAGAGTTAATGTGAAAGTAATCCCAGGCATCGCTTGAATTGAAACCGCTGCCAGCTTGGCCTTCATTTATTGGAAGAATGGACTCGTCAGGGGAAATCCAGTCTAATGATCTCCACTCAAAGAGCACCTCACCGCTTTCAATGTCTATTTCCTGAAAGATGGCATCCACGATCCACTGCTGCTCTTCAGACTTGGCATACAAAGTCAGATCTCTAGGAACTGGTTGGTAAATCTGGACTAAGCCAGTTTTCTCGTCAATGATGTGGAACTCGTGCTTGTCAATTATTTTGTGTCTTCCCGCCCTAAGCTCTTTTATTGTTTGGTAGTGCGAATCTAATATTGTAACGTGACCGTGGCCGTGGCCATAATCAGGGTTATGAGAGCcctcaaaagagaagagtATGTCTTCACCATTCAAGCGTCCTTTCTGGAAGTTAGTTGCCCAAATCGAGAAATAGGAAAACCCGGACCACACAAGTTCACCCTTGTCTGTGAAGATGTAAGGCGCTGCTTGTCTTGGACCATGATTTTTGTTATCGGCATAGCCTGAGAAAGGAGCGGCAAAGAGATATCCTGGCGAGGTGTTTTGGTTTGCGGGTATAGCGATGTTCAATATGGGAGGGGAAAGGTCCGGCCTGGATTTGAATTGCCAATCAGCGGcaacaaaagaagcagccAATGAGATGGTGCAAAAACATTTGAGCTTCATCCCTTAGAGAGTCTGTATTTGTGAGAaattcaaagctttgcatGGTCTTGACAGGGCTGCGAATGCGAGGGTTAAATATTAGCGGTACACGGTACCTTCAGTTGAACTATCCCTTTAACAGTGTGGCTTCTGAGGCCAGCGTCGCATGCTTAACTTGGCGAATCATAGTGTTAAGTATTTCGTATTACAAAGTTTGAATCGGTCATATAACCTGCCACGGGGGAGTTCTATGACTGTACAGAGTCATAATGGTTTTTATACCGCCACAGCTTAAGTAATAACCATTTTCTCTATTAACACGCTGAACTAGTGAATTTGTCGGAGTTGCCAACTATTGTAATTCAAAAGTTCCTCTATGGTTTAAAGTGTCTAGCTTTAAGAGATTAAGCGTGAGCTCATTTTTGGGCGGTATTTCCGCGACAGCTGAGACATAGTGGTGACACAGTACAAGTTTTCACAGAGCTGCAAGAATATACTAAAGAGCTGTTAATCGCCTGTGAACATACAATATTGAGACTCTCCAGATCGATGGTAAAGAACTCTTTTTGGGCATTGAAGGAATTATTCTCATCATCAAACTGTGAGTTCTTTTGCAATATATATTAGGTTCTTATTACG contains:
- a CDS encoding arylsulfotransferase family protein (conserved hypothetical protein), translated to MKLKCFCTISLAASFVAADWQFKSRPDLSPPILNIAIPANQNTSPGYLFAAPFSGYADNKNHGPRQAAPYIFTDKGELVWSGFSYFSIWATNFQKGRLNGEDILFSFEGSHNPDYGHGHGHVTILDSHYQTIKELRAGRHKIIDKHEFHIIDEKTGLVQIYQPVPRDLTLYAKSEEQQWIVDAIFQEIDIESGEVLFEWRSLDWISPDESILPINEGQAGSGFNSSDAWDYFHINSVDKNEEGDYLLSARDAAALYKINGTSGEVIWKLGGLPELSSDFKIDFQFSFQHHARFISRNGSKEVISFYDNSAHGTENKDGKTVSYAETSSGKVIEVDNKEFTAHLLREFLPPDGLLSKSQGSTQVLSDGHVIVNWGSKGAVTEYNSKDEAVFHAYFDSDLLGENVENYRAFKFNWIGEPDEDISLYSEISADGEASIYVSWNGDTKTQKWRFFELDEEGEKQIIGATTRKGFETAFKTNKIKLSNKVLVEALGERGEVLGVSDPTLSQKEIIPAGGKKVSTKNSFSNYFEWRMWQ
- a CDS encoding KLTH0B10472p (conserved hypothetical protein); this translates as MKIQSVCVLFLVLCLVEPSSLNQSRRKYASKSQTLFQTANTTTHLSSQIESDGLLLINSRSNVSLGYATIDQLQDYLSNGSLSSQDLVRYYLQRFQQLNPHVKGILQLNPDALKIAKERDEERTQGLVRGPLHGIPFLVKDNYATKDKMETTCGSWSLLGSVVPRDAFVVAKLRDAGAVLLGHTTLSEWADMRSSCYSEGYSARGGQARCPFDLSVSPGGSSSGSAVAVAADMVTFSLGTETDGSIIDPAMKNGIVGFKPTVGLTSRAGVVPESEHQDSTGPMARTVRDAVYAFQYMWGVDERDVYTLNQTGHVPQDGDYVKFLSDKESLKGARFGIPWQKLWTLAEENEISRLAEVIKMIESAGATIYNNTNFKNLDVVSSSGWDWNMGPANESEFTVVKVDFFNNIESYLSELENSDMRSLKDIVEYNNRNYETEGGTENTHHAFQSGQDSFMESLSWGGVQNETYWQAVEFVQKTSRGEGIDYALNYTDPETGENFNLDGLLVPSGLPITHQQAAKAGYPMITLPVASKESNGRPFGLGIIQSAWEEPKLIKYGSAIEDLLNYQLKPWSNDNLDKNISTT